In a single window of the Flavivirga spongiicola genome:
- a CDS encoding sulfatase yields the protein MNGKFYLYIGIALFFFTSCAKQEQQKKTNFVFILVDDLGWTDLGYSGSDFYETPNIDSLSKKSILFTNAYASGSVCSPSRASIMSGKHPARSNMTDWIPGDDPDNKMLLGPKDLDELPLEEKTIAEVLKENGYATFFAGKWHLGRDGFFPEDQGFEINKGGYHRGSPNSYYSPYNNPKLADGSNGEYLTDRLTNESIKFINERNNNPFFLMLSYYSVHTPIQPSKRNIEKFNDKLKRMGGEKVEIIDEGIAQTTINQRNPAYASMVYALDENIGKLIKALKDKGIYDNTTVIFTSDNGGLSTLNKNSNWVGPTSTLPLRGGKGWLYEGGIRVPLLVKPAKHNDKQRIVDAPVIGHDFYPTILSQAKIQKPKDYVLDGYDISKLFNKNTELDRKEIFWHYPHYHGSGWAPGAAIRQGHWKLIEFYETNSVELYDLSKDISEKNELSSQYPEKVKSLRDKLHHLQKSMNAKAATLNPKYKI from the coding sequence ATGAACGGGAAATTTTATTTATATATAGGTATAGCTTTATTTTTTTTCACGTCATGTGCAAAACAAGAGCAGCAGAAAAAAACAAATTTTGTTTTTATTCTTGTTGATGATTTGGGGTGGACAGACCTAGGATATAGTGGTAGTGATTTTTACGAAACACCAAATATTGACTCTCTAAGTAAGAAAAGTATTTTGTTTACTAATGCCTACGCTTCTGGTTCAGTGTGTTCTCCATCTAGAGCCTCAATCATGTCAGGAAAACACCCGGCGAGAAGTAATATGACTGATTGGATACCAGGAGATGATCCTGATAATAAGATGTTATTGGGTCCTAAAGATTTAGATGAACTTCCTTTAGAAGAAAAAACAATAGCAGAAGTATTAAAAGAAAATGGATATGCCACCTTTTTTGCAGGTAAATGGCATTTAGGTCGAGATGGGTTTTTTCCTGAAGATCAAGGTTTTGAGATAAATAAAGGAGGTTACCACAGAGGTAGTCCAAATAGTTACTACTCCCCTTATAATAATCCAAAACTGGCAGACGGTTCCAATGGAGAATACCTTACAGATAGACTTACTAATGAATCTATAAAATTTATTAATGAAAGGAATAACAATCCTTTTTTTCTTATGCTCTCATATTATTCAGTGCACACCCCCATACAGCCAAGTAAAAGAAATATTGAAAAGTTTAATGATAAATTGAAGCGTATGGGGGGTGAAAAAGTAGAAATAATAGATGAAGGTATTGCTCAAACAACGATTAACCAAAGAAACCCTGCTTATGCTTCTATGGTTTATGCGCTTGACGAAAATATTGGAAAGTTAATAAAAGCACTTAAAGACAAAGGAATATATGATAATACTACGGTCATTTTTACTTCAGATAATGGAGGGCTTAGTACATTAAATAAAAATAGTAATTGGGTTGGTCCTACATCTACACTTCCATTAAGAGGAGGTAAAGGGTGGTTATACGAAGGAGGAATACGAGTACCTTTACTTGTAAAGCCTGCAAAACATAATGACAAACAAAGAATTGTTGATGCGCCAGTTATAGGACATGATTTTTACCCTACAATTTTATCTCAAGCCAAAATTCAGAAACCGAAAGATTATGTACTAGACGGATATGACATATCAAAACTATTTAATAAAAATACTGAATTAGATAGAAAAGAAATATTTTGGCATTATCCACATTATCATGGTAGTGGTTGGGCTCCTGGAGCAGCTATAAGACAGGGGCATTGGAAATTAATTGAATTTTATGAAACCAACTCTGTGGAACTGTATGATTTATCAAAAGACATTTCTGAAAAGAATGAACTTTCTTCTCAATATCCAGAAAAAGTAAAATCTCTTAGAGATAAACTTCATCACTTGCAAAAATCAATGAATGCTAAAGCAGCAACTCTCAATCCGAAATATAAAATATAA
- a CDS encoding T9SS type B sorting domain-containing protein: MKYILKLSLFLFAYSALSQTCQTIDLQLDSYSPAKNASGIIRVCVNQTITLEGSATFSSNSTGAIYEWDLGDGNTIAGTTASFSYTTPGVYIANLRVKGTTPTRCTTSKNIDQVIQVSTEPTFSKTEARDTVLCFGESTTIEGHVNTTKFDDNCTPPVGSNTVLPDGNGVSYETSVFVDCFNSGETLSNINQLKSICLNMEHSFVGDLHIDIISPSGQTVRILSSQGGITANFGHPWADGHRGDNTGNLTPGIGSEYCIVPDNSLPTLKQGIVSGGIFTLENGPGTYIDDYVPAGNYRSENPLNGLVGSPLNGQWKIRIIDNIGGDNGTIFSWSIDFDPSILPVDYSFTPSIVSETWDVDASIINTSGNDIIVQPTTAGTHCYTYRVVDDFGCEYTKEVCIEMIREVLVTSPPIDIFNCDVGSDGIEVFDFANNKNLVLGSQPASEVVVSFHPAEADARDNKGALPTLYTNTLITETIWVRIADLTQTCFEIASFNINVVPIPIANQPVDYELCDDGLDGSDINGKVLFNLSTKTNEVLGGQSGVDFAVKFYDTENKADVGVLGTEIIGDISNTTNSQPIYARIENRLNNTCYDTTSFNLIVHPLPIVTPVVELKQCDDDSDGRSLFNLTEANQLISTDYLNETFTYYLSDAQAKTGLVTDQITNFIAYQNPTPITGSSIYARIETANGCYRTSRVNLVVGVSQIPASFNTLEYYICDDKQIDNDNTNGIAAFDFSDAEQKIKDIFPLPHNFTVTFYNNEADALAEINPIVDISNHRNEGYPNIQNIYVRLDSDAVNACLGLGHHITLNVDSLPIKNTIVDYILCSDTNEATFDLSTKLPEVIGTQTRPIIVTYHESKQDAIDNNPITTTPNTYLSEAKTIYVRAQFDDNNDGILDPQECVSTDMSFNLVVSPNPVIFTPDPIRICNNQVDTFYDLTVREDQITGGDTSIVLQYFKTQTDLDTNNSIADPTQFNNALLDNTVLVLATGTNTCTSVITMELKTIIYDVLNVTPTPIEECEIDNNGFDNFDVRRREIDILNGLNPLDFDFFYYEQETDAIAGNNNAIQTPGNFINTVKGTQTIYVNVKPKANECSQVVPITLIVNPVPEIGIEDEYVICLSANSTSIPPVLSTFLANPPIDTKLNIVEYSFQWYKDKEGLAVNLIAGATGATYTPTEEGDYTVIATNRITGCTIPATTLVIGSYPPERITIELGSDAFSGNNILEVTVTGNGDYEYQLDSGEWQRENRFENVPGGTRTVYVRDLYNCDKVSAMQIVIDYPKYFTPNGDGINDTWNIRGIATQPNAKIYIYDRYGKLLKQLSPINSGWDGTFNGKLMPTNGYWFTVEYTEPRDDVIRVFKAHFTLKK; encoded by the coding sequence TTGAAATACATTTTAAAACTATCATTATTTTTATTTGCATATAGTGCTTTGTCTCAAACGTGCCAAACTATAGATTTACAATTAGATAGTTACTCACCAGCCAAAAATGCTAGTGGGATTATTAGAGTTTGTGTAAACCAAACCATCACGCTTGAAGGGAGTGCTACATTTTCAAGTAATTCAACTGGAGCTATTTATGAATGGGATTTAGGAGATGGGAACACCATAGCAGGAACAACAGCATCATTTTCGTATACAACACCTGGGGTTTATATCGCTAATTTAAGAGTTAAAGGTACTACACCTACGCGATGCACAACATCAAAAAACATAGATCAGGTTATTCAAGTGTCAACTGAGCCTACCTTCTCTAAAACAGAAGCGCGAGATACGGTACTTTGTTTTGGAGAATCAACGACTATTGAAGGCCATGTCAATACTACTAAATTTGACGATAATTGCACCCCTCCTGTTGGATCTAACACTGTATTGCCTGATGGAAATGGAGTTTCTTATGAAACCTCTGTTTTTGTTGATTGTTTTAATTCTGGAGAAACCTTATCGAACATTAATCAGCTAAAAAGTATATGCTTGAACATGGAGCATTCTTTTGTTGGAGATTTGCATATTGACATCATTTCTCCTAGCGGGCAAACGGTTAGAATATTATCCAGTCAAGGAGGGATTACGGCAAATTTTGGACACCCTTGGGCTGATGGACATAGGGGAGATAATACAGGAAACCTTACACCCGGCATAGGTAGTGAGTACTGTATTGTCCCGGATAATAGTTTACCAACGTTAAAACAAGGCATTGTTAGTGGAGGAATTTTTACACTGGAAAACGGTCCGGGTACCTATATCGACGACTACGTGCCGGCTGGAAATTATAGATCTGAAAACCCTTTAAATGGTTTGGTAGGATCTCCTTTAAATGGCCAATGGAAAATACGAATAATTGATAATATTGGAGGAGATAATGGAACTATTTTCAGTTGGAGTATTGATTTTGATCCTAGTATTTTACCAGTAGACTATTCGTTTACACCAAGTATTGTTTCTGAAACTTGGGATGTGGATGCATCTATCATAAATACTTCAGGTAATGATATTATTGTGCAACCAACTACTGCAGGAACACATTGTTATACATATAGAGTAGTTGATGATTTTGGTTGTGAATATACTAAGGAGGTTTGTATAGAAATGATTAGAGAAGTTCTGGTAACATCACCACCTATAGATATTTTTAATTGTGATGTTGGAAGTGATGGTATAGAAGTTTTCGACTTTGCTAATAATAAAAACTTGGTTTTAGGGAGTCAACCAGCTTCTGAAGTAGTGGTCTCATTTCATCCTGCAGAAGCTGATGCTAGAGATAATAAAGGTGCTTTACCTACTTTGTACACCAATACATTAATTACAGAAACTATATGGGTACGGATAGCTGATCTTACACAAACATGTTTTGAGATAGCAAGTTTTAATATTAATGTAGTACCAATTCCTATAGCGAATCAGCCAGTTGATTACGAGTTATGTGATGATGGATTAGATGGCAGTGATATTAATGGAAAGGTTCTTTTTAATCTTTCAACCAAAACTAATGAGGTTTTAGGGGGGCAATCTGGAGTAGACTTTGCAGTAAAATTCTATGATACAGAAAATAAAGCCGATGTAGGTGTTTTGGGAACTGAAATTATAGGAGATATTTCTAATACAACGAACTCTCAACCTATATATGCTCGTATTGAAAATAGGCTTAACAACACTTGTTATGATACAACGTCTTTTAATTTAATTGTCCATCCATTGCCTATAGTAACCCCGGTTGTTGAATTAAAGCAATGTGATGATGATTCTGATGGACGAAGTTTATTTAATTTAACAGAAGCCAATCAGTTAATTTCTACCGATTATTTAAACGAGACTTTCACGTATTATTTAAGTGATGCCCAAGCCAAAACAGGTTTAGTTACAGATCAGATAACAAATTTCATAGCTTATCAAAACCCTACTCCTATAACTGGGAGTTCCATTTACGCTAGAATAGAAACTGCCAATGGTTGTTATAGAACATCTAGGGTAAATTTAGTAGTTGGCGTGTCTCAAATACCAGCATCATTTAATACCTTAGAGTATTATATATGTGATGATAAACAAATAGACAACGATAATACTAATGGTATAGCTGCCTTTGATTTTAGTGATGCTGAACAAAAAATAAAAGATATCTTCCCATTACCACATAATTTTACTGTAACGTTTTACAACAATGAAGCCGATGCTTTAGCAGAAATAAATCCGATAGTAGATATTAGTAATCATAGAAACGAAGGTTATCCTAATATCCAAAATATTTATGTAAGATTGGATAGTGATGCTGTAAATGCCTGTTTAGGGTTGGGACATCATATCACTTTAAACGTTGACTCACTACCAATTAAAAATACCATAGTAGATTATATTCTGTGTAGTGATACCAATGAAGCAACTTTCGATTTAAGTACTAAGCTGCCTGAGGTAATAGGAACACAAACACGCCCTATAATTGTTACTTACCATGAAAGCAAACAAGATGCTATAGATAATAACCCTATAACAACAACGCCTAATACATATTTAAGTGAAGCTAAAACCATTTATGTACGCGCTCAGTTTGACGATAACAACGACGGAATTTTAGATCCACAAGAATGTGTAAGTACAGATATGTCGTTCAATTTGGTGGTAAGTCCTAATCCGGTCATCTTTACTCCAGATCCAATTAGAATATGCAATAATCAAGTCGATACGTTTTACGATTTAACAGTTAGAGAAGATCAAATTACAGGAGGAGACACTTCAATAGTGCTGCAATATTTTAAAACACAAACAGACTTAGATACCAATAACTCAATAGCAGATCCAACCCAATTTAATAACGCCTTGCTAGATAATACTGTTTTGGTTTTGGCGACAGGCACAAATACCTGTACATCGGTTATTACAATGGAATTGAAAACCATTATATATGATGTATTAAATGTAACCCCAACACCAATAGAAGAATGCGAAATAGATAATAATGGTTTTGATAATTTTGATGTTCGCAGGAGAGAGATCGATATATTAAACGGATTAAATCCCTTAGACTTTGACTTCTTTTATTATGAACAAGAAACCGATGCTATAGCAGGAAATAATAATGCGATACAAACTCCCGGAAACTTTATCAATACAGTAAAAGGCACCCAAACCATATATGTTAATGTAAAACCAAAAGCAAACGAATGTTCTCAAGTCGTTCCTATAACCTTGATAGTAAACCCCGTACCAGAGATTGGTATAGAAGACGAATATGTAATATGCCTATCAGCAAATAGTACATCCATTCCTCCGGTATTAAGTACGTTCTTAGCGAACCCTCCTATAGACACCAAATTAAATATAGTTGAGTACTCCTTTCAATGGTATAAAGATAAAGAAGGCTTAGCAGTAAATCTTATAGCAGGTGCTACAGGTGCTACATACACTCCAACTGAAGAAGGCGATTATACAGTAATAGCAACCAATAGAATTACAGGCTGTACGATCCCGGCAACAACATTAGTTATAGGATCTTATCCTCCAGAGCGTATTACTATAGAATTGGGCTCAGATGCCTTTTCTGGGAATAATATATTGGAGGTAACTGTAACGGGGAATGGTGATTATGAATATCAATTAGATTCCGGAGAATGGCAAAGAGAAAACAGATTTGAAAACGTACCTGGTGGTACGCGCACAGTTTATGTACGAGACCTGTACAATTGTGATAAGGTATCAGCAATGCAAATTGTGATAGACTATCCGAAGTATTTCACACCCAACGGGGATGGTATAAACGATACATGGAATATAAGAGGTATTGCGACACAACCCAATGCCAAGATTTATATATATGATAGATACGGTAAGCTGCTAAAACAATTAAGCCCTATAAATTCAGGATGGGATGGTACTTTTAATGGAAAATTAATGCCAACAAATGGTTATTGGTTTACAGTTGAGTACACAGAACCTAGAGATGATGTTATACGGGTATTTAAGGCACATTTTACACTTAAGAAATAA